From the Fusarium musae strain F31 chromosome 11, whole genome shotgun sequence genome, one window contains:
- a CDS encoding hypothetical protein (CAZy:GH16), whose protein sequence is MLFVAILLCSLAATGTAWNAPEIPGYRLMWYDNFEGVAGSLPDTSKWNIQHWYQDLNGDLQEYRASPVNVHLMNDSLHIHPWRDSTAAKGWTSGRIESTYTLTPAPGIKTIVQAEIELGFAPKGRKEGIWPAFWLLGDSHRTGGPTWPACGELDIMEHVNSEHQTYAAVHCDRTPGGICGEKKGISASYFHDDMAMSKVTYKVVIDRTPTFWQDESVNFYVEDELFHTVTGAQIGNPEVWKTIAGNKMFIIFNVAVGGDWPGSPVDYTLEGRKVGMRVGYVAHYEQQAPAPHTASGPSAQDAAYGPASQDTVYTPSPQDTAYAPYEDPYGNQQDHMV, encoded by the exons ATGTTGTTCGTAGCTATTCTACTCTGCTCTCTCGCCGCCACTGGCACAGCCTGGAATGCCCCTGAGATTCCAGGGTACCGGCTCATGTGGTACGACAACTTCGAGGGGGTTGCTGGCTCTCTACCAGATACTTCCAAATGGAACATTCAACATTGGTACCAGGATCTAAACGGCGATCTTCAGGAGTACAGGGCTTCCCCTGTAAACGTCCATCTCATGAATGACTCCCTTCATATCCATCCGTGGCGCGACTCTACTGCTGCAAAAGGTTGGACATCCGGTCGTATCGAGAGCACGTACACCTTGACCCCTGCGCCCGGTATCAAGACCATTGTCCAAGCTGAAATAGAACTTGGCTTTGCCCCCAAAGGAAGGAAAGAGGGCATCTGGCCTGCCTTTTGGTTACTCGGTGATAGCCACCGCACGGGAGGTCCCACATGGCCTGCCTGCGGTGAACTCGACATTATGGAGCACGTTAATAGCGAGCATCAGACTTATGCAGCTGTTCATTGTGACAGGACTCCAGGCGGTATCTGcggggagaagaagggtatCTCCGCGTCGTACTTTCACGATGATATGGCTATGAGCAAGGTCACTTACAAAGTTGTCATCGACCGCACACCGACGTTCTGGCAGGATGAGAGTGTAAACTTCTATGTTGAGGATGAACTCTTTCATACGGTCACGGGAGCGCAAATCGGCAACCCGGAGGTCTGGAAAACCATTGCGGGGAACAAGATGTTTATTATCTTCAACGTCGCCGTTGGTGGTGATTGG CCGGGATCACCTGTTGACTATACTTTGGAGGGCCGTAAGGTTGGTATGAGAGTCGGATATGTTGCGCATTATGAGCAACAAGCTCCAGCCCCACATACAGCCTCTGGGCCCTCAGCACAAGACGCAGCCTATGGGCCTGCATCACAGGATACGGTCTATACGCCTTCACCACAAGATACAGCCTATGCGCCTTATGAAGACCCCTATGGCAATCAACAAGACCATATGGTTTGA